In one window of Aerosakkonema funiforme FACHB-1375 DNA:
- the thrC gene encoding threonine synthase, which translates to MTQTIAAQATTTATFKSLKCKECGAEYEPKATHVCEFCFGPLEVAYDYDALRRTVTRETIQAGPNSIWRYRPFLPVATNNPIDVGTGMTPLVRANRLARRLGLKKLYIKNDAVNMPTLSFKDRVVSVALTRARELGFSTVSCASTGNLANSTAAIAAHAGLDCCVFIPADLEAGKVLGTLIYGPTVMAVQGNYDQVNRLCCEVANTHGWGFVNINLRPYYSEGSKTLGYEVIEQLGWELPDRIVAPLASGSLFTKIYKGFREFIEVGLVEEKHVRFSGAQAEGCSPIAQAFREERDFIKPVKPSTIAKSIAIGNPADGVYALEIARKTGGNIESVNDAEIVDGIKLLAETEGIFTETAGGTTVAVLKKLVEAGKIDPEETTVVYITGNGLKTQEAVQGYIGEPLTIEPKLESFERALERAQTLDRLEWQQVLV; encoded by the coding sequence ATGACCCAGACGATCGCAGCCCAAGCAACCACAACCGCCACCTTTAAATCGCTCAAGTGTAAGGAGTGCGGTGCAGAGTACGAGCCCAAAGCAACGCACGTCTGCGAGTTCTGTTTTGGCCCCTTGGAAGTGGCTTACGATTACGATGCTCTCCGCCGCACTGTCACCCGCGAAACCATTCAGGCAGGGCCAAACTCAATTTGGCGCTACCGCCCGTTTTTACCGGTCGCTACCAACAACCCGATCGATGTGGGAACAGGCATGACACCGTTGGTGAGAGCAAATCGCTTAGCTCGTCGTCTGGGATTGAAAAAGCTATATATTAAAAACGATGCCGTCAATATGCCGACTCTCAGCTTTAAGGATAGGGTCGTGTCTGTCGCCCTAACTAGAGCTAGAGAGTTGGGTTTTTCTACAGTATCTTGTGCCAGTACGGGAAATTTAGCGAACTCTACAGCTGCGATCGCCGCTCATGCCGGTCTTGACTGTTGTGTCTTCATCCCCGCCGATTTGGAAGCAGGTAAAGTTCTCGGTACGTTGATTTATGGCCCCACCGTGATGGCGGTGCAAGGAAATTACGACCAAGTAAACCGCCTCTGCTGCGAAGTTGCCAATACACACGGGTGGGGATTTGTCAATATCAACCTGCGCCCCTACTATTCGGAAGGTTCCAAAACCTTGGGTTACGAAGTAATAGAACAACTGGGTTGGGAATTGCCCGATCGCATAGTAGCGCCTCTGGCATCCGGTTCCCTGTTTACCAAAATCTACAAAGGCTTCCGGGAATTCATCGAAGTGGGATTGGTCGAGGAAAAGCACGTTCGGTTCAGTGGCGCTCAAGCAGAAGGTTGCTCCCCCATCGCCCAAGCATTCCGAGAAGAGCGGGATTTCATCAAACCAGTCAAACCGAGTACAATTGCCAAATCGATCGCGATCGGCAACCCGGCTGACGGCGTTTACGCATTGGAAATCGCCCGCAAAACAGGCGGCAACATCGAATCGGTAAACGATGCAGAAATTGTCGATGGGATCAAGCTACTGGCAGAAACCGAAGGCATCTTCACCGAAACCGCAGGCGGTACAACAGTTGCCGTGCTGAAAAAACTGGTAGAAGCGGGTAAAATTGACCCGGAAGAAACAACGGTTGTCTATATCACCGGCAACGGACTGAAAACCCAAGAAGCCGTACAAGGCTATATCGGCGAACCGCTGACGATCGAACCGAAGCTGGAAAGTTTCGAGCGTGCCTTAGAACGGGCCCAAACACTCGATCGCCTCGAATGGCAGCAAGTTCTTGTGTAG